The following coding sequences are from one Pseudomonas mendocina window:
- a CDS encoding putative 2-dehydropantoate 2-reductase: MSQPSTPRIGIIGTGAIGGFYGLLLARAGYDVHFLLRSEYAAVVEHGLQLNSAVHGTQSLQSVQAYRRVDEMPPCDWLLVGAKTTGNAELAPLIAQAAAPGAKVVLLQNGLAVEDELRPLLPDALHLLGGLCYICVHRSAPGVIEHQALGAINLAYHSGPASDEGQRLALVEEGADLLRKAGLDSAVMHNLAQTRWQKLVWNVPYNGLSVLLDADTRRLMANPDSRALIRDMMLEVIQAAQALGHGMPENYADKLLAATERMPDYLPSMYHDFAQGRPAELHAIYEAPLVAAEASGFDMPKVRALYQALRFIQTRQEA, encoded by the coding sequence ATGTCCCAACCCTCCACGCCGCGTATTGGCATCATCGGCACAGGCGCCATTGGTGGCTTTTATGGCTTGCTGCTGGCACGTGCTGGTTATGACGTGCACTTTTTGCTGCGCAGCGAATATGCCGCGGTGGTCGAGCATGGCCTGCAGCTCAATAGCGCCGTGCATGGCACTCAGTCTCTGCAGTCGGTACAGGCTTACCGGCGGGTCGATGAAATGCCGCCGTGCGACTGGCTGTTGGTCGGTGCGAAAACTACCGGTAATGCCGAGCTGGCACCGTTGATCGCCCAGGCAGCCGCGCCTGGTGCCAAGGTCGTCCTGCTACAGAATGGCCTGGCTGTGGAGGACGAGTTGCGCCCCTTGCTGCCCGACGCTTTGCATCTGCTTGGCGGGCTCTGCTACATCTGCGTTCACCGCAGCGCGCCTGGAGTGATCGAGCACCAGGCGCTGGGGGCAATCAACCTGGCTTACCATTCCGGCCCTGCGAGCGATGAAGGGCAGCGTCTGGCGCTGGTCGAGGAGGGGGCCGACCTGCTGCGCAAGGCCGGGCTGGATTCGGCAGTCATGCACAACCTGGCGCAGACGCGCTGGCAGAAGCTGGTGTGGAACGTGCCTTACAACGGTCTTTCCGTGTTGCTCGATGCCGATACGCGTCGTCTGATGGCCAACCCTGACAGTCGTGCGCTGATTCGCGACATGATGCTGGAAGTGATCCAGGCCGCCCAGGCGCTCGGCCATGGCATGCCGGAGAACTATGCCGACAAGCTGCTGGCGGCCACCGAGCGGATGCCCGATTACCTGCCTAGCATGTACCACGACTTCGCCCAGGGGCGACCGGCGGAACTGCACGCGATCTACGAAGCACCTCTGGTAGCTGCTGAAGCTAGTGGTTTCGACATGCCCAAGGTGCGCGCGTTGTATCAGGCGCTTCGTTTTATTCAGACTCGTCAGGAGGCCTGA
- a CDS encoding PilZ domain-containing protein, with translation MRKFLRHPSDMPVELVLRKQACIPRQRLNNISLGGVACNSPRGFRRGTSVELRIPLLGEQARYPGVIAWCKRQEADYLVGIAFIDEDTLFRARMVEQVCQIQHYRKQLEQESGETRAIEQCASEWIAQHAAEFPYTT, from the coding sequence ATGCGTAAGTTTTTGCGTCATCCAAGCGATATGCCCGTGGAACTGGTGCTGCGCAAACAGGCCTGCATTCCCAGGCAAAGGCTGAACAATATCAGCCTCGGCGGGGTCGCGTGCAACTCACCACGCGGCTTTCGCCGTGGCACTTCGGTGGAGCTGCGCATCCCGCTACTCGGTGAGCAGGCCCGCTACCCCGGCGTGATCGCCTGGTGCAAAAGGCAGGAGGCAGACTATCTGGTGGGCATCGCCTTTATCGACGAAGACACGCTGTTCCGTGCACGCATGGTCGAACAGGTCTGCCAGATCCAGCATTACCGCAAACAACTGGAGCAAGAGTCCGGTGAAACCAGAGCCATCGAACAATGCGCCAGCGAGTGGATCGCTCAACATGCCGCTGAATTCCCCTATACGACCTGA
- a CDS encoding phosphoadenosine phosphosulfate reductase family protein codes for MELDLDALNAEFGNQPEKLVQWAIGLGKPAICTTNFRPFEAVILHMVSQVKPDIPVVWMDSGYNTEATYRFADEVARKLNLNLITYLPKRSRAHREAIDGPVPGLDDPRHAAFTEEVKLEPFARALRETAPSVWFTALRATDTAVRAQMEPISINPDGLIKVAPLLHWSSKDLYQYLVAHDLPNEFDYFDPTKGEDNRECGLHLSH; via the coding sequence ATGGAACTCGACCTGGACGCGCTCAACGCCGAATTCGGTAACCAACCAGAAAAGCTGGTTCAGTGGGCCATAGGGCTGGGAAAACCCGCCATCTGCACCACCAACTTCCGCCCCTTCGAAGCGGTGATCCTGCACATGGTCAGCCAGGTCAAGCCGGATATCCCGGTGGTCTGGATGGACAGCGGTTACAACACCGAAGCCACCTACCGCTTCGCCGATGAGGTGGCCCGCAAGCTCAACCTCAATCTCATCACCTACCTGCCCAAGCGCTCGCGTGCGCACCGCGAGGCCATCGACGGCCCGGTACCTGGCCTGGATGATCCGCGTCACGCCGCCTTCACCGAAGAGGTGAAGCTCGAGCCGTTCGCCCGTGCCCTGCGCGAGACGGCGCCCAGCGTCTGGTTCACCGCCCTGCGCGCAACCGACACCGCCGTACGCGCGCAGATGGAGCCGATCAGCATCAACCCGGATGGTCTGATCAAGGTTGCCCCGCTGCTGCACTGGTCGTCCAAGGATCTTTATCAGTACCTGGTGGCCCATGACCTGCCGAACGAGTTCGATTACTTCGACCCGACCAAGGGCGAGGACAACCGTGAGTGCGGGCTGCACCTGAGCCACTGA
- a CDS encoding thioredoxin domain-containing protein, giving the protein MNTDLECRQTDISESSIAAQLELTDLDADRLLLDLPGTSLLVFTSTGCASCRWARQTLPEMALPVERLCWVDAGHNAGLVTRYEVFHLPALFLVRDGQFLGALQSRLTLTDLVAAINEAALRPAEELP; this is encoded by the coding sequence ATGAACACCGACCTCGAATGCAGGCAAACTGATATCAGTGAATCCAGTATAGCGGCGCAATTGGAGCTGACCGATCTGGATGCGGATCGTCTTCTGCTCGACCTGCCCGGTACGTCGCTACTGGTGTTCACTAGCACGGGCTGTGCCAGCTGCCGCTGGGCGCGCCAGACTTTGCCGGAGATGGCGCTGCCGGTGGAGCGTCTGTGCTGGGTCGATGCGGGCCACAATGCCGGTCTGGTGACGCGCTACGAGGTTTTTCACCTGCCTGCACTGTTTCTGGTGCGTGACGGTCAATTCCTTGGCGCGTTGCAGTCACGTCTAACCCTTACCGATCTTGTTGCCGCGATCAACGAAGCAGCGCTTCGCCCGGCTGAGGAGCTTCCCTGA
- a CDS encoding universal stress protein, whose product MIRSILYATDLGLYASYVLQHALALTRSFKADLYVVHAVEPMGLFAESVLQTYLDEDTLVELRRNGLNTVMASIEQRVLEGFRDELGDGQQDLQMIRAVRVLQGDPPAVILGEAQKLGVDLLVVGSHSHGPALAVPLGRTAARLVQLADVPVYLVPMLQHRGHGEL is encoded by the coding sequence GTGATCCGCTCCATACTCTATGCCACCGATCTCGGCCTCTATGCCTCCTATGTATTGCAGCATGCCCTGGCGCTGACTCGCAGCTTCAAGGCTGATCTGTACGTGGTGCATGCGGTCGAACCGATGGGACTGTTCGCCGAGTCCGTGCTGCAGACCTACCTTGATGAGGACACCCTGGTCGAGCTGAGGCGCAATGGTCTGAATACGGTGATGGCAAGCATCGAACAGCGTGTGCTCGAAGGTTTTCGCGATGAGTTGGGGGATGGTCAGCAGGATCTGCAAATGATTCGAGCTGTGCGTGTGCTGCAAGGCGACCCGCCTGCAGTGATTCTTGGGGAGGCGCAGAAACTCGGCGTGGATCTGCTGGTCGTAGGCAGTCATAGCCATGGACCTGCATTGGCCGTACCGCTGGGGCGCACGGCCGCGAGGCTGGTACAGCTGGCCGATGTTCCGGTTTATCTGGTGCCGATGCTGCAGCATCGTGGGCATGGTGAGTTATAG
- a CDS encoding 5'-nucleotidase yields MGKGLGDKLVLAISSRALFDLSESHQIYESEGVEAYRRYQIEHEDEVLMPGDAFPLVEKLLGLNTRLSEQRVEVILVSRNSADTGLRAFNSIQHYGLGISRAAFVGGRSPDPYLAAFGCHLFLSTHADDVRNALKAGFGAATLLSGGARRANSNELRIAFDGDAVLFSDDSERVYQSGGLHAFQDHEREAARQALLGGPFKPFLAALHRLQQEFPEADCPIRTALVTARSAPAHERVIRTLREWNIRLDESFFLGGLDKSAVLEAFAADVFFDDQTGHCEKARQVVATGHVPHGVSNELLP; encoded by the coding sequence ATGGGCAAGGGGCTGGGGGACAAACTGGTGCTGGCGATTTCTTCGCGAGCACTGTTCGATCTGAGTGAGAGCCACCAGATCTATGAGAGCGAAGGGGTCGAGGCCTACCGCCGATATCAGATCGAGCACGAAGATGAAGTGCTGATGCCGGGCGACGCCTTCCCGCTGGTGGAGAAGCTGCTCGGGCTCAACACGCGGCTCAGTGAGCAGCGTGTCGAGGTCATCCTGGTTTCGCGCAACAGCGCCGATACCGGCCTGCGGGCGTTCAATTCGATCCAGCACTATGGCCTGGGCATCTCTCGTGCTGCTTTCGTGGGTGGCCGCAGCCCTGACCCTTATCTGGCGGCCTTTGGTTGCCACCTGTTCCTTTCCACCCACGCCGATGACGTGCGCAACGCGCTGAAGGCTGGCTTCGGTGCTGCGACCCTGCTGTCCGGTGGCGCGCGGCGGGCAAATAGCAACGAGCTGCGTATCGCCTTCGATGGCGACGCGGTGCTGTTCTCTGACGATTCCGAGCGCGTCTACCAGAGTGGCGGTCTGCATGCCTTCCAGGATCATGAGCGCGAAGCCGCGCGGCAGGCACTGCTGGGTGGGCCGTTCAAGCCTTTCCTGGCAGCTTTGCACCGCCTGCAGCAGGAGTTCCCCGAGGCAGACTGCCCGATCCGTACCGCGTTGGTCACCGCGCGTTCGGCCCCGGCACATGAGCGGGTGATTCGCACCCTGCGCGAATGGAACATCCGTCTGGACGAGTCATTCTTCCTGGGCGGGCTGGACAAGTCGGCAGTGCTCGAGGCCTTCGCTGCCGATGTGTTCTTCGATGACCAGACCGGGCATTGCGAGAAGGCGCGCCAGGTGGTGGCGACCGGTCATGTGCCGCATGGCGTGAGCAATGAGCTGTTGCCCTGA
- a CDS encoding 3-deoxy-7-phosphoheptulonate synthase: MADLPIDDLNVASNETLITPDQLKHEIPLTDAALKTVAHGRQVVRDILDGKDHRLFVVVGPCSIHDIKAAHEYAERLKVLAAELSDSLFLVMRVYFEKPRTTVGWKGLINDPYLDDSFKIQDGLHIGRKLLRDLAEMGLPTATEALDPISPQYLQDLISWSAIGARTTESQTHREMASGLSSAVGFKNGTDGGLTVAINALQSVSSPHRFLGINQEGGVSIVTTKGNAYGHVVLRGGNGKPNYDSVSVAICEQELSKAGIRPNIMVDCSHANSNKDPALQPLVLENVANQILEGNNSIVGLMVESHLGWGSQSIPKNLGDLKYGVSITDACIDWETTEKSLRSMHAKLKDVLPKRQRG; the protein is encoded by the coding sequence ATGGCTGATTTACCGATCGACGACCTCAACGTCGCCTCCAACGAAACCCTGATCACCCCCGACCAGCTCAAGCACGAAATTCCCCTGACCGATGCTGCCCTGAAGACCGTCGCACATGGCCGCCAGGTCGTACGTGACATCCTCGATGGCAAGGATCACCGTCTGTTCGTGGTGGTTGGCCCCTGCTCCATCCATGACATCAAGGCCGCCCACGAGTACGCCGAGCGCCTCAAGGTGCTGGCCGCCGAGCTGTCCGACAGCCTGTTTCTGGTCATGCGCGTGTATTTCGAAAAGCCGCGTACCACCGTCGGCTGGAAAGGTCTGATCAATGACCCCTACCTGGATGACTCGTTCAAGATCCAGGACGGCCTGCACATCGGCCGCAAACTGCTGCGCGACCTGGCGGAGATGGGCCTGCCCACCGCTACCGAAGCGCTCGACCCGATTTCCCCGCAATACCTGCAGGATCTGATCAGTTGGTCCGCCATCGGTGCTCGCACCACCGAATCGCAGACCCACCGCGAAATGGCATCGGGCCTTTCCTCGGCGGTCGGCTTCAAGAACGGCACCGACGGTGGCCTGACCGTGGCGATCAACGCGCTGCAATCGGTCTCCAGCCCGCACCGTTTTCTCGGCATCAACCAGGAAGGTGGCGTTTCCATCGTCACCACCAAGGGCAATGCCTACGGCCACGTGGTACTGCGCGGCGGTAACGGCAAGCCCAATTATGACTCGGTCAGCGTTGCCATTTGCGAGCAGGAACTGAGCAAAGCCGGCATCCGTCCGAACATCATGGTCGACTGCAGCCACGCCAACTCCAACAAGGATCCGGCGCTACAGCCACTGGTGCTGGAGAACGTCGCCAACCAGATCCTCGAAGGCAACAACTCCATCGTCGGCCTGATGGTGGAAAGCCACCTGGGCTGGGGCAGCCAATCGATTCCGAAGAATCTTGGCGATCTGAAGTACGGTGTTTCCATCACCGATGCCTGCATCGACTGGGAAACCACCGAGAAGAGCCTGCGTAGCATGCACGCCAAGCTCAAGGACGTGTTGCCCAAGCGCCAACGCGGCTGA
- the cysB gene encoding HTH-type transcriptional regulator CysB encodes MKLQQLRYIWEVAHHDLNVSATAQSLYTSQPGISKQIRLLEDELGVEVFARSGKHLTRVTPAGERIITTAGEILRKVESIKQIAQEFSNEKKGTLSIATTHTQARYALPPVISAFIKQYPDVALHMHQGTPTQIAEMAADGSVDFAIATEGLEMFNDLIMMPCYRWNRCVVVPQGHPLTKLPKLTLEALAEHPIVTYVFGFTGRSKLDEAFSHRGLTPKVVFTAADADVIKTYVRLNLGVGIVAKMAVDAKLDPDLVVLDADDLFEPSVTKIGFRRGTFLRGFMCDFIERFAPHLTRDMLAKAVQCHNKSELEELFSGVELPMH; translated from the coding sequence ATGAAGCTTCAGCAACTGCGCTACATCTGGGAAGTCGCGCACCACGACCTCAACGTATCGGCTACCGCTCAAAGCCTGTACACCTCGCAACCAGGGATCAGCAAACAGATTCGTTTGCTCGAGGACGAGCTGGGCGTGGAAGTTTTCGCCCGTAGTGGCAAACACCTGACTCGTGTCACCCCGGCCGGTGAGCGAATCATCACCACTGCCGGTGAGATTCTGCGCAAGGTCGAGAGCATCAAGCAGATCGCCCAGGAGTTCTCCAACGAGAAGAAGGGCACGCTCTCCATCGCCACCACGCACACCCAGGCGCGTTATGCCTTGCCGCCGGTGATCAGTGCATTCATCAAGCAGTACCCGGACGTCGCGCTGCACATGCATCAGGGCACGCCGACTCAGATCGCCGAGATGGCGGCCGACGGCAGCGTGGATTTCGCCATCGCCACCGAAGGGCTGGAGATGTTCAACGACCTGATCATGATGCCTTGCTATCGCTGGAACCGCTGCGTGGTGGTGCCGCAGGGGCATCCGCTGACCAAGTTGCCGAAGCTGACCCTCGAAGCCCTGGCCGAGCATCCCATCGTCACGTACGTATTCGGTTTCACCGGCCGCTCGAAACTGGACGAGGCCTTCAGCCACCGTGGCCTGACGCCGAAGGTGGTGTTCACCGCAGCCGATGCCGACGTGATCAAGACTTACGTGCGCCTGAACCTGGGCGTGGGTATCGTGGCCAAGATGGCCGTCGACGCCAAGCTCGATCCGGATCTGGTGGTGCTCGATGCCGATGACCTGTTCGAACCCAGCGTGACCAAGATCGGTTTCCGTCGTGGTACCTTCCTGCGTGGTTTCATGTGCGACTTCATCGAGCGTTTCGCTCCGCACCTGACCCGCGACATGCTGGCCAAGGCGGTGCAGTGCCACAACAAGTCCGAGCTGGAAGAGTTGTTCAGCGGTGTCGAGTTGCCGATGCACTGA
- a CDS encoding LuxR C-terminal-related transcriptional regulator: MDDVVGPAAGSLLRSKLSPPQACADYLARPQVEAALCAHPHARLVLFSAPAGFGKTTALAMFAAERRNAGSAVAWLSLGPGDDDPVRFFQQLIEALSRVLPGLGEDALGYLRNTMRVPVEAVMESLLVDLAQHQEPLLLVLDDLHLIQDAELLAALNRLIKLTPPTFTLAIGSRSQPPLSLATLRAKGLLLELGSEELRLNPEEARGYLERSGLQLDNEAFGELYSHTEGWMVGVHLASLWLRHQPRPVERMTELGADKTAVGDYLLRSVFEQLPADRQEQLLALGVAQQLSGDLANALTGRHDGQQLLEELEAMQLFLLPLDRERQWYRFHNLFAEFLRNRLKERDPERFKQLHFNASLWFTNHHMQNLAIEHACLAEDAEMLAALLDGCGLELINRGQLNLIYKWRQHVPDEVAARFPVLVLADVWTRATELGLSEANRMLDELLERWGESRTSGPLSDKLLATLAIKAVIALQKDDLDTCVNLARRIEAQLGQHTAFLEVAILTVGALANVMLGQVEQARKLLALAQQRNHFLEGRYLDMQLANVEVLLCLEQGRVKQAQLLFEQLRARMMPWFGEKSRALVLPTISEALIAYHQGRMEGLQERLRWALATVDVINPIDLYAQAMLCLARVQRLQDTPKEAAATLVLMQNLAARNHSWRFYVQAIGDEIALILQEPAADRSKRAEQRLKSVDWAKLANHYKQRNFNPVNWVLGLSRIRLQQARGHYSEALHEITQLRSQLQNNWHGLQRLRLDLLAALSYQRLGYQERSQSLLVQCLIGAEREEARSLFIEEGEAIRQLLQQLESAERQPALQGFIRSLLTIWPGQDSRQALDVLEEGLTDREREVVCLAAKGMSNEEIGQQLSLALGTVKWHLHNIYEKLKVRNRTQAIRRARELSLLES; encoded by the coding sequence ATGGATGACGTCGTAGGTCCAGCCGCTGGCAGCCTGCTGCGCTCGAAGCTTTCGCCGCCCCAGGCTTGCGCTGACTATCTGGCAAGACCCCAGGTCGAAGCCGCGCTTTGTGCCCATCCTCATGCTCGTCTCGTGCTGTTTTCCGCGCCTGCCGGCTTTGGCAAGACTACGGCTTTGGCGATGTTCGCTGCCGAGCGTCGTAATGCCGGCTCCGCTGTTGCCTGGCTTTCGCTTGGTCCTGGTGATGACGACCCGGTGCGTTTCTTTCAGCAACTCATCGAAGCACTGAGTCGTGTGCTACCGGGACTGGGCGAAGACGCGCTGGGCTATTTGCGCAACACCATGCGGGTGCCGGTCGAAGCGGTGATGGAAAGCCTGCTGGTGGATTTGGCGCAGCATCAGGAGCCGTTGTTGCTGGTGCTCGACGATCTGCACCTGATTCAGGATGCAGAGTTGCTGGCTGCCCTCAATCGCCTGATCAAACTGACGCCGCCGACCTTCACCCTGGCTATCGGCAGCCGCTCGCAACCGCCGTTGAGCCTGGCCACGCTGCGCGCCAAGGGTTTGCTTCTGGAGCTCGGCAGCGAAGAGTTGCGGCTCAATCCGGAGGAAGCGCGCGGTTACCTCGAACGCAGCGGTCTGCAGCTCGATAACGAAGCGTTCGGCGAGCTGTACAGCCATACCGAGGGCTGGATGGTTGGCGTACACCTGGCCAGCCTGTGGCTGCGCCATCAACCACGGCCGGTCGAACGCATGACCGAACTGGGCGCTGACAAAACGGCAGTCGGCGATTACCTGCTGCGTTCGGTGTTCGAGCAACTGCCCGCCGATCGCCAGGAGCAACTGCTGGCATTGGGCGTGGCGCAGCAGCTCAGCGGTGACCTGGCCAACGCCCTGACTGGGCGGCACGACGGCCAGCAGTTGCTGGAGGAACTGGAGGCCATGCAGCTGTTCCTGTTGCCGCTGGATCGTGAGCGACAGTGGTATCGCTTTCATAACCTGTTTGCTGAGTTCTTGCGCAACCGCCTCAAGGAGCGGGATCCGGAGCGCTTCAAGCAGCTGCATTTCAACGCCAGTTTGTGGTTTACCAATCACCATATGCAGAACCTGGCCATTGAGCATGCCTGTCTTGCCGAGGATGCCGAGATGCTGGCCGCGCTGCTCGACGGCTGCGGTCTGGAGCTGATCAACCGCGGGCAGCTCAATCTCATCTACAAGTGGCGCCAGCATGTGCCGGATGAGGTTGCCGCACGTTTCCCCGTGCTGGTACTGGCCGATGTCTGGACGCGCGCGACCGAGTTGGGTCTGAGCGAGGCCAATCGCATGCTCGACGAGCTGCTGGAGCGCTGGGGCGAATCCCGCACGTCCGGCCCGCTCAGCGACAAGTTGCTGGCGACCCTCGCGATCAAGGCGGTGATCGCCTTGCAGAAGGACGATCTGGACACCTGCGTGAACCTGGCGCGACGCATCGAGGCGCAACTCGGCCAGCACACTGCATTTCTCGAGGTGGCGATTCTCACCGTTGGGGCGTTGGCCAACGTCATGCTCGGTCAGGTCGAGCAGGCGCGCAAACTGCTGGCATTGGCGCAGCAGCGCAATCATTTTCTCGAAGGCCGCTACCTGGACATGCAACTGGCCAACGTGGAAGTCCTGCTTTGCCTGGAGCAGGGACGGGTCAAGCAGGCGCAACTGCTATTCGAGCAACTGCGTGCGCGAATGATGCCCTGGTTCGGCGAGAAGTCGCGGGCACTGGTGCTGCCGACCATCAGTGAAGCGCTGATCGCCTACCATCAGGGACGCATGGAGGGTTTGCAGGAGCGGCTGCGTTGGGCGTTGGCCACGGTCGATGTGATCAACCCCATCGATCTCTACGCCCAGGCCATGCTCTGCCTGGCGCGCGTGCAGCGTTTGCAGGATACGCCGAAGGAGGCGGCTGCGACGCTGGTGCTGATGCAGAACCTGGCAGCGCGAAACCATTCCTGGCGTTTCTATGTACAAGCGATTGGCGATGAAATTGCGCTGATCCTGCAGGAGCCTGCCGCCGATCGCAGCAAGCGTGCCGAGCAGCGCCTGAAATCGGTGGACTGGGCCAAGCTGGCCAACCATTACAAGCAGCGCAATTTCAATCCGGTCAATTGGGTACTGGGCCTGAGCCGTATTCGCCTGCAGCAGGCGCGTGGCCATTACAGTGAAGCCCTGCACGAGATCACCCAACTGCGCAGCCAGTTACAGAACAACTGGCACGGACTGCAGCGCCTGCGACTGGATCTGCTGGCAGCGCTGAGCTATCAGCGCCTGGGCTATCAGGAGCGTTCGCAGAGCCTGTTGGTGCAGTGCCTGATTGGCGCTGAGCGAGAGGAAGCACGCAGCCTGTTCATCGAAGAGGGCGAGGCCATTCGCCAACTGCTGCAGCAATTGGAGTCGGCGGAGCGTCAGCCGGCGCTGCAGGGCTTCATCCGTAGCCTGCTGACGATCTGGCCTGGCCAGGACTCCCGCCAGGCGCTGGATGTGCTGGAGGAGGGGCTGACCGATCGCGAGCGTGAAGTCGTGTGTCTCGCCGCCAAGGGCATGTCCAACGAAGAGATTGGTCAGCAACTGTCGCTGGCGCTGGGAACCGTCAAGTGGCACCTGCACAACATCTACGAAAAGCTCAAGGTGCGTAACCGCACCCAAGCCATCCGCCGTGCCCGCGAATTGAGCCTGCTCGAATCATGA
- the pabB gene encoding aminodeoxychorismate synthase component I, whose translation MPSCSLHPLPYRADPAEYFQRIRQAPGAVLLDAGRPGAERGRYDLMSAWPLAELAPTADESANAFLQRLRDALQSLGPAQLADGHSAPFVGGLIGYLAYDFGRRLEELPNQSRDDLGLEDACFGLYGWALISDHLLGTSELLFHPALAQPERERLLALFQAPHTDVPASFRLSQAFHADLTQADYRQAIERIQAYILAGDCYQVNFAQRFQAPCEGDPWAAYLALRKACPTPFSGFQTLADGGAILSLSPERFLKVSAGQVETRPIKGTRPRGSDAQDDLAQAQELLSSRKDRAENLMIVDLLRNDLGRSCRTGSVRVPELFALESYPNVHHLVSCVTAELAPGKDALDLVAGSFPGGSITGAPKIRAMQIIDELEPTRRGLYCGSLLYLDVRGELDSSIAIRSLLVKDGQVSCWGGGGIVADSNWQAEYQESITKVKVLLETLEGL comes from the coding sequence ATGCCCAGCTGTTCCCTGCACCCTCTGCCTTATCGCGCCGACCCTGCGGAGTACTTCCAGCGTATCCGACAAGCACCGGGCGCTGTCTTGCTGGATGCCGGGCGACCGGGTGCCGAGCGTGGACGCTATGACCTTATGAGCGCTTGGCCATTGGCAGAGCTGGCACCGACTGCCGACGAATCGGCCAACGCTTTCCTGCAACGCCTACGCGACGCGCTGCAGAGCCTTGGGCCGGCACAATTGGCGGACGGCCACAGCGCACCATTCGTCGGCGGGCTGATCGGATACCTGGCCTATGACTTCGGTCGTCGCCTGGAAGAGCTGCCCAACCAGAGTCGCGATGACCTGGGCCTGGAGGATGCGTGCTTCGGCCTGTACGGCTGGGCGTTGATCAGCGACCACCTGCTTGGCACCAGCGAGCTGCTGTTCCATCCCGCCCTGGCGCAACCCGAACGTGAGCGTCTGCTGGCGTTGTTCCAGGCGCCACACACGGATGTGCCTGCAAGCTTTCGCCTCAGCCAGGCCTTTCATGCCGATCTGACTCAAGCCGACTATCGTCAGGCCATCGAACGCATCCAGGCCTACATCCTTGCTGGCGATTGCTACCAGGTGAACTTCGCTCAGCGCTTCCAGGCACCGTGCGAGGGCGATCCGTGGGCTGCCTATCTGGCGCTGCGCAAGGCCTGCCCTACGCCCTTCTCCGGTTTCCAGACCCTGGCCGATGGCGGCGCCATTCTCAGCCTGTCACCCGAACGTTTTCTCAAGGTCAGCGCTGGCCAGGTGGAAACCCGGCCCATCAAGGGCACCCGCCCACGTGGCAGCGATGCCCAGGACGACCTGGCACAGGCGCAGGAACTGCTGAGCAGCCGCAAGGATCGTGCAGAGAATCTGATGATCGTCGACCTGTTGCGCAACGATCTCGGCCGCAGCTGCCGCACAGGCTCGGTACGAGTGCCTGAGCTGTTCGCACTGGAGAGCTACCCCAACGTGCATCACCTGGTCAGTTGCGTCACCGCCGAACTGGCGCCAGGCAAGGATGCGCTCGACCTGGTTGCCGGCAGCTTCCCCGGGGGCTCCATCACTGGCGCGCCGAAGATTCGCGCCATGCAGATCATCGACGAGCTCGAACCGACCAGGCGCGGCCTGTACTGCGGCTCGTTGCTGTATCTGGACGTACGCGGCGAGCTGGACAGCTCCATTGCCATCCGCAGCCTGCTGGTCAAGGATGGACAGGTCAGCTGCTGGGGCGGCGGCGGCATCGTCGCCGACTCCAACTGGCAGGCCGAGTATCAGGAGTCGATCACCAAGGTGAAGGTGCTGCTGGAGACGCTGGAGGGGCTTTAG
- the thrH gene encoding bifunctional phosphoserine phosphatase/homoserine phosphotransferase ThrH has product MEIACLDLEGVLVPEIWIAFAEKTGIESLKATTRDIPDYDVLMQQRLRILDEHGLKLKDIQDVIATLKPLDGAVEFVDWLRERFQVVILSDTFYEFSQPLMRQLGFPTLLCHRLITDENDRVVSYQLRQKDPKRQSVLAFKSLYYRVIAAGDSYNDTTMLSEAHAGILFHAPDNVIREFPQFPAVHTYEDLKQEFLKASNRKLSL; this is encoded by the coding sequence GTGGAAATCGCGTGTCTCGACCTGGAAGGTGTACTGGTTCCGGAAATCTGGATCGCCTTCGCGGAAAAAACCGGCATCGAGTCGCTCAAGGCGACCACCCGCGACATCCCCGATTACGACGTGCTGATGCAGCAGCGCCTGCGCATTCTCGATGAGCATGGTCTGAAGCTGAAAGATATCCAGGACGTGATCGCCACGCTCAAACCGCTCGATGGCGCGGTGGAGTTCGTCGACTGGCTGCGTGAGCGGTTCCAGGTGGTGATTCTCTCTGACACCTTTTACGAGTTTTCCCAACCGCTGATGCGTCAGCTCGGTTTCCCGACCCTGCTGTGCCATCGTCTGATCACTGACGAAAATGATCGCGTGGTCAGCTACCAGCTGCGCCAGAAGGATCCCAAGCGCCAATCCGTTCTCGCCTTCAAGAGCCTCTACTACCGCGTGATTGCGGCCGGTGACTCGTACAACGACACCACCATGCTCAGCGAGGCCCACGCCGGCATCCTGTTCCATGCGCCGGACAACGTGATCCGCGAGTTCCCGCAGTTTCCGGCTGTGCATACCTACGAGGATCTGAAGCAGGAATTCCTCAAGGCATCGAACCGCAAGCTGAGCCTGTAG